One genomic segment of Motacilla alba alba isolate MOTALB_02 chromosome 1A, Motacilla_alba_V1.0_pri, whole genome shotgun sequence includes these proteins:
- the KMT2E gene encoding inactive histone-lysine N-methyltransferase 2E isoform X3, with product MDRYEEANNNQYSEGVQREAQKIALRLGNGNDKKEVSTSNLIFKPPVESYVQKNKKILKAAKDLPPDALIIEYRGKFMLREQFEANGYFFKRPYPFVLFYSKFHGLEMCVDARTFGNEARFIRRSCTPNAEVRHVIEDGTIHLYIYSIHNIPKGAEITIAFDFDYGNCKYKVDCACLKENPECPVLRRSEPTENINTGYETRRKKGKKEKDVSREKETQNQNITLDCEGAATKMKIADNKQRKLSPLRLSISNNQEPDFIDDIEEKTPISNEVEMESEEQIAERKRKMTREERKMEAILQAFARLEKREKRREQALERISTAKTEVKSECKEAQILNDAEFIQEPAKEETATKPTPAKVNRAKQRKSFSRSRTHIGQQRRRHRTVSMCSDIQPSSPDVEVTSQHNETENAALVAEPETETVVTEMVTETEAPALSKCPTKYPKTKKHLVSEWLSEKSDKAGKPTDTLPERPLRITTDPEVLATQLNSLPGLTYSPHVYSTPKHYIRFTSPFLSEKRRKKEPVENITGSCKKRWLKQALEEENSTTIDRFNSPSQERSRSPAINGEHKSPLLLNDSCSLTDLTTPLKKRRLYQLLESAFSETSTPTPSPYATPTHADITASEPSLFATPPRVKTEDEACRNGYKPIYSPVTPVTPCVHGNTMHFENISSPDSSPEIKRRAYSQEGYDRASILALNSFRNSNLTEMGLQEIKTIGYSSPRNRTDVTRQCTGEMESVSDLQLGLEVIEQSALHKNLEAPTHDRTDSNSQLETAHCGRGTIYSSWVKSPDRTGVNFSMNSNLRDLTPSHQLEVGGGFRINESKCLIQDDARGMFMEASVFCTSEDGIAPGFGRTVNNDNLMDGNCTPQNPPQKKKVSLLEYRKRQREARKSGSKTDNFPLVTVSPHAAGGGNTSSNNGASDGYNNSGENGEQTDNTASLPLPLPTTVYNAAPEDTGNNCAIKESSSSEKSEPEVQWTASTSVEQVRERSYQRALLLSDHRKDKDSGGESPCRPCSPSHVQSPSHSNLISQLQLKAPSFTEITEEPDPENPEPTSECPSPDTSQRTCKSPSKASKPSSPSPVVSAQPLGKTPTKPDSHWETAANAPETECANLPKSELQQKQLTNNVQALSKNHPSQSHLRSSAEQLSHSQKLPSAPLKLHCPPSPHVENPPKSSTPHAPVQHGYLSPKPHSQQLGSPYRPHHPQSPQVGTPQRETHRNFYPAAPTLQPSNQAQASGPLFTQTTSGQSSASYSQFNQQNLNSSAPPPPPPPPPSSTYYQSQQPSGNFQSYSQLKGSIPQQTVFSSGPNQALPGTAGQQTVPGHHVAAGHFLSSQNPSIHHQASASAAPPPPPPPPAPGPHLVQQQSTHQQHSVAHVVGPVHAMAVAPGSHIHSQAAGHHLPPPPPPPGPLPHHQPPHPSTGHQGLQAQHQHVVNSAPPPPPPPPSNVIGSGHHPSSAQGLHHPSHQGPPHFPSNAHTSVSSYSSQAPHHTTLGPGPQHQPAGTGPHCPLPGQGPHIQPQGPNSIATPTASGFCPHPGSVTLPHGVQGQQQASPVPGQIPIHRAQVPPTFQNNYHGSGWH from the exons ATGGATCGTTATGAAGAAGCAAATAATAACCAATACAGTGAAGGTGTCCAGAGAGAGGCACAAAAAATAGCTCTCAGATTAGGCAatggaaatgacaaaaaagaaGTCAGCACCAGCAATCTGATTTTCAAACCTCCAGTAGAG AGTTATGTgcaaaaaaacaagaaaattttgaaGGCTGCCAAAGACTTGCCTCCTGATGCACTTATTATTGAATACAGAGGGAAGTTCATGCTCAGAGAACAATTTGAAGCTAATGGATACTTCTTTAAAAG gCCGTACccgtttgttttgttttactccAAATTCCATGGGCTAGAAATGTGTGTTGATGCAAGGACTTTTGGAAATGAAGCTCGATTTATCAGGCGTTCGTGTACACCAAATGCGGAG GTGAGGCATGTAATTGAAGATGGAACAATTCATCTTTATATTTACTCCATCCATAACATTccaaagggagcagagattACCATAGCATTTGATTTTGATTATGGAAATTG TAAATACAAAGTGGATTGTGCTTGCCTCAAAGAAAATCCTGAGTGTCCAGTTCTCAGACGTTCCGAGCCTACAGAAAACATCAATACTGGATATGAAActagaaggaaaaagggaaagaaagagaaagatgtttcaagagaaaaggagactcaaaATCAGAACATCACATTGGATTGTGAAGGAGCAGccaccaaaatgaaaattgcagATAATAAACAGAGGAAGCTCTCTCCCCTCAGGCTGTCCATTTCTAATAATCAG GAGCCCGATTTTATCGATGATATAGAAGAAAAAACTCCCATCAGCAATGAAGTAGAAATGGAATCAGAGGAGCAgattgcagaaagaaaaaggaagatg ACAAGAGAAGAACGGAAAATGGAAGCTATCCTGCAGGCTTTTGCCAGActagaaaaaagagaaaaaagaagagaacaggCTTTGGAAAGAATCAGCACAGCAAAAACGGAGGTTAAATCAGAGTGCAAGGAAGCACAGATTCTCAATGATGCTGAATTTATTCAG GAACCGGCAAAAGAAGAAACTGCCACCAAGCCCACCCCAGCCAAAGTTAATAGAGCTAAGCAGAGAAAAAGCTTCTCCCGGAGCAGAACTCACATTGGACAGCAGCGCAGGAGGCACAGGACTGTCAGCATGTGTTCAGATATCCAGCCCTCCTCTCCTGATGTGGAAGTAACTTCGCAGCATAACGAAACTGAGAATGCAGCACTGGTAGCTGAGCCTGAAACAGAAACTGTTGTTACAGAAATGGTTACTGAAACAGAAGCTCCAGCACTTAGTAAATGCCCTACAAAGTATCCAAAAACAAAGAAG CACTTGGTTAGCGAATGGTTAAGTGAAAAGAGTGATAAAGCAGGGAAGCCTACAGACACTCTACCAGAAAGGCCTCTACGCATAACCACGGACCCTGAAGTTCTGGCTACCCAGCTGAATTCTTTACCTGGTCTCACGTACAGTCCACACGTGTACTCAACTCCAAAGCACTATATCCGTTTTACTTCTCCATTCCTTtcagaaaagaggaggaaaaaagaaccTGTGGAAAACATTACTGGCTCTTGTAAGAAG CGTTGGTTGAAGCAGgctttggaagaagaaaactcAACAACGATTGACAGATTTAATTCACCATCACAAGAGAGATCTAGAAGTCCAGCCATCAATGGTGAACATAAAAGTCCTTTATTACTGAATGACAGCTGTTCCTTAACAG ATCTAACCACACCACTAAAAAAACGAAGACTGTATCAGCTGTTGGAGTCTGCTTTCTCAGAAACCTCCACACCTACTCCTTCTCCCTATGCCACACCAACCCATGCTGACATCACTGCCTCCGAGCCATCGTTGTTTGCTACTCCTCCCAGGGTAAAAACAGAAGACGAAGCTTGTCGAAATGGTTACAAACCCATCTATTCACCAGTTACTCCTGTAACTCCATGTGTACATGGAAATACCATGCACTTTGAG AATATTTCCTCACCTGACAGTTCCCCAGAAATAAAAAGGCGAGCTTACAGTCAAGAG GGTTATGACAGAGCATCAATTCTAGCACTGAATTCTTTCAGAAATTCCAACCTGACAGAAATGGGCCTGCAAGAAATAAAGACTATTGGATATTCTAGTCCAAGGAATAGGACTGATGTCACACGGCAGTGCACTGGAGAAATGGAATCTGTGTCAGACCTCCAGCTGGGACTCGAAGTAATTGAGCAAAGTGCACTGCATAAAAACCTGGAAGCCCCCACACATGATAGGACTGATTCAAACAGCCAATTAGAAACTGCTCATTGTGGACGGGGCACAATTTATTCTTCCTGGGTAAAAAGTCCTGACAGGACAGGTGTAAATTTCTCAATGAATTCTAATTTGAGGGACTTGACCCCTTCACATCAGTTGGAGGTAGGAGGTGGATTCAGAATAAACGAGTCAAAGTGCCTGATTCAAGACGATGCAAGAGGCATGTTCATGGAAGCATCTGTTTTTTGTACTTCAGAAGATGGAATTGCACCTGGCTTTGGAAGGACTGTCAATAACGACAATTTGATGGATGGAAATTGCACACCCCAGAACCctccacaaaagaaaaag GTGTCCTTGTTAGAATACCGTAAGAGGCAGCGTGAAGCTCGGAAAAGTGGCTCAAAGACAGACAACTTCCCCCTGGTTACTGTATCTCCTCATGCTGCTGGTGGAGGAAATACAAGTAGTAATAATGGTGCTAGTGATGGGTATAACAACAGTGGTGAAAATGGGGAGCAAACTGATAACACTGCAAGCCTGCCTTTACCACTGCCAACTACTGTTTATAATGCAGCTCCAGAAGACACTGGCAACAACTGTGCAATTAAAGAATCTTCCTCCAGTGAGAAGAGTGAACCAGAAGTTCAGTG GACTGCATCAACCTCTGTGGAACAAGTGAGAGAACGAAGTTACCAGAGAGCTTTACTTCTCAGTGATCATAGGAAAGACAAGGACAGTG GGGGAGAGTCACCTTGTAGGCCATGCTCACCGTCTCATGTTCAGTCTCCATCTCATTCAAATCTCATTTCCCAGTTGCAGCTTAAGGCCCCTTCTTTCACTGAAATTACAGAAG AGCCTGATCCTGAAAATCCAGAGCCAACTTCTGAATGTCCGTCCCCAGATACTTCACAAAGGACTTGTAAGAGTCCATCAAAAGCAAGCAAG CCCTCTTCACCGAGTCCTGTAGTTTCAGCACAGCCACTTGGGAAAACACCCACGAAACCAGATTCGCACTGGGAAACTGCAGCTAATGCACCTGAGACTGAATGTGCGAATCTTCCAAaatctgagctgcagcagaaacagctgACAAACAACGTCCAAGCACTTTCAAAAAATCATCCATCTCAGTCGCATCTGCGCAGCTCTGCTGAGCAACTTTCACATTCACAGAAGTTGCCTTCCGCACCTTTGAAGCTGCATTGCCCCCCTTCGCCTCACGTAGAAAATCCCCCCAAGTCTTCTACCCCTCATGCGCCTGTGCAGCACGGTTACCTTTCACCAAAGCCTCACTCACAGCAGCTGGGATCTCCATACAGACCTCATCATCCACAGTCACCTCAAGTTGGAACGCCCCAGAGGGAAACACACAGGAACTTCTACCCGGCGGCACCGACCCTCCAGCCCAGTAATCAGGCGCAGGCCAGCGGCCCCCTCTTCACCCAGACAACATCAGGACAATCTTCAGCTTCCTACAGCCAGTTTAACCAACAAAATTTGAACAGCAGTGCACCacctcccccaccccctccaCCCCCTTCGTCCACTTACTATCAAAGCCAGCAGCCCTCTGGAAACTTCCAGAGCTACAGCCAGCTGAAGGGCAGCATACCCCAACAGACTGTGTTTTCATCTGGACCAAATCAAGCACTTCCTGGCACTGCGGGTCAGCAAACGGTGCCAGGCCACCACGTAGCTGCAGGGCATTTTTTGTCCTCTCAGAACCCCAGTATTCATCACCAGGCATCGgcatctgctgctcctcctcctcctccgccaCCACCTGCTCCAGGCCCCCACCTTGTCCAGCAGCAAAGTACTCATCAGCAGCACTCTGTAGCACATGTTGTCGGTCCAGTTCATGCTATGGCAGTGGCTCCTGGATCGCACATTCATTCTCAAGCTGCTGGTCACCATTTGCCGCCGCCACCTCCACCACCGGGTCCTCTCCCCCACCACCAACCTCCCCATCCTTCGACGGGACACCAAGGTTTGCAAGCACAACACCAGCACGTCGTAAACTCGGCACCGCctcccccgccgccccctccctCCAACGTTATCGGCTCGGGGCACCACCCCTCATCAGCACAAGGGTTACACCACCCCTCCCATCAAGGACCCCCCCATTTCCCTTCCAATGCTCACACGAGCGTCTCCTCCTATTCCTCGCAAGCCCCACATCACACAACGTTAGGACCTGGACCTCAACATCAGCCTGCTGGCACAGGACCTCATTGCCCACTCCCTGGTCAGGGTCCTCACATCCAACCTCAAGGACCAAACAGTATTGCAACACCTACTGCTTCCGGGTTCTGCCCTCACCCCGGCTCCGTGACCCTTCCCCACGgggtgcaggggcagcagcaggcctCGCCCGTGCCAGGACAGATCCCCATCCACAGAGCACAGGTGCCACCCACCTTTCAGAACAATTACCATGGGTCAGGGTGGCATTAA
- the KMT2E gene encoding inactive histone-lysine N-methyltransferase 2E isoform X4 — protein sequence MSIVIPLGVDTADTSYLEMAAGSEPESVEASPVVVEKSNSYPHQLYTSGSHSHSYIGLPYADHNYGARPPPTPPASPPPSVLISKNEVGIFTTPNFDETSSATTISTSEDGSYGTDITRCICGFTHDDGYMICCDKCSVWQHIDCMGIDRQHIPDIYLCERCQPRSLDKERAVLLQRRKRENMSDGDTSATESGDEVPVELYTAYQHTPTTITLTATRVTKVNDKKRKKSGEKEQNIAKCKKAFREGSRKSSRVKGSAPEIDPTDSSNFGWETKIKAWMDRYEEANNNQYSEGVQREAQKIALRLGNGNDKKEVSTSNLIFKPPVESYVQKNKKILKAAKDLPPDALIIEYRGKFMLREQFEANGYFFKRPYPFVLFYSKFHGLEMCVDARTFGNEARFIRRSCTPNAEVRHVIEDGTIHLYIYSIHNIPKGAEITIAFDFDYGNCKYKVDCACLKENPECPVLRRSEPTENINTGYETRRKKGKKEKDVSREKETQNQNITLDCEGAATKMKIADNKQRKLSPLRLSISNNQEPDFIDDIEEKTPISNEVEMESEEQIAERKRKMTREERKMEAILQAFARLEKREKRREQALERISTAKTEVKSECKEAQILNDAEFIQEPAKEETATKPTPAKVNRAKQRKSFSRSRTHIGQQRRRHRTVSMCSDIQPSSPDVEVTSQHNETENAALVAEPETETVVTEMVTETEAPALSKCPTKYPKTKKHLVSEWLSEKSDKAGKPTDTLPERPLRITTDPEVLATQLNSLPGLTYSPHVYSTPKHYIRFTSPFLSEKRRKKEPVENITGSCKKRWLKQALEEENSTTIDRFNSPSQERSRSPAINGEHKSPLLLNDSCSLTDLTTPLKKRRLYQLLESAFSETSTPTPSPYATPTHADITASEPSLFATPPRVKTEDEACRNGYKPIYSPVTPVTPCVHGNTMHFENISSPDSSPEIKRRAYSQEGYDRASILALNSFRNSNLTEMGLQEIKTIGYSSPRNRTDVTRQCTGEMESVSDLQLGLEVIEQSALHKNLEAPTHDRTDSNSQLETAHCGRGTIYSSWVKSPDRTGVNFSMNSNLRDLTPSHQLEVGGGFRINESKCLIQDDARGMFMEASVFCTSEDGIAPGFGRTVNNDNLMDGNCTPQNPPQKKKVSLLEYRKRQREARKSGSKTDNFPLVTVSPHAAGGGNTSSNNGASDGYNNSGENGEQTDNTASLPLPLPTTVYNAAPEDTGNNCAIKESSSSEKSEPEVQWTASTSVEQVRERSYQRALLLSDHRKDKDSGGESPCRPCSPSHVQSPSHSNLISQLQLKAPSFTEITEEPDPENPEPTSECPSPDTSQRTCKSPSKASKVMQGVLKMLIVGFTTLVAYTHVHLSVQ from the exons ACCAGAATCTGTAGAAGCTAGCCCTGTGGTAGTTGAAAAATCGAACAGTTATCCACACCAGTTGTATACCAGTGGCTCGCATTCACACAGTTACATTGGTTTGCCCTATGCA GACCATAACTATGGTGCTCGGCCTCCTCCAACGcctccagcttctcctcctccatcagTGCTTATAAGCAAGAATGAAGTAGGCATATTTACCACTCCCAACTTTGATGAAACCTCCAGTGCTACTACCATCAGTACGTCAGAGGATGGAAGCTATGGAACAGATATTACCAGATGCATTTGTGGCTTTACACATGATGATGGATATATGATCTGTTGTGACAAATGCAG TGTCTGGCAGCACATTGACTGCATGGGGATTGACAGACAGCATATTCCTGACATATATCTGTGTGAACGTTGCCAACCCAG GAGTTTAGATAAAGAAAGAGCAGTGCTGTTGCAACGAAGGAAACGGGAAAATATGTCAG atggGGACACCAGTGCAACAGAGAGTGGAGATGAGGTTCCTGTGGAACTGTATACGGCTTATCAACACACACCAACGACCATTACTTTAACTGCTACAAGAGTTACAAAAGTCAATGataagaagaggaaaaaaagtggagagaaagaacagaacatagcaaaatgtaaaaaa GCATTTCGAGAAGGATCCAGGAAATCTTCAAGAGTAAAG GGCTCAGCTCCAGAGATTGATCCTACTGACAGTTCGAACTTCGGATGGGAAACTAAAATCAAGGCATGGATGGATCGTTATGAAGAAGCAAATAATAACCAATACAGTGAAGGTGTCCAGAGAGAGGCACAAAAAATAGCTCTCAGATTAGGCAatggaaatgacaaaaaagaaGTCAGCACCAGCAATCTGATTTTCAAACCTCCAGTAGAG AGTTATGTgcaaaaaaacaagaaaattttgaaGGCTGCCAAAGACTTGCCTCCTGATGCACTTATTATTGAATACAGAGGGAAGTTCATGCTCAGAGAACAATTTGAAGCTAATGGATACTTCTTTAAAAG gCCGTACccgtttgttttgttttactccAAATTCCATGGGCTAGAAATGTGTGTTGATGCAAGGACTTTTGGAAATGAAGCTCGATTTATCAGGCGTTCGTGTACACCAAATGCGGAG GTGAGGCATGTAATTGAAGATGGAACAATTCATCTTTATATTTACTCCATCCATAACATTccaaagggagcagagattACCATAGCATTTGATTTTGATTATGGAAATTG TAAATACAAAGTGGATTGTGCTTGCCTCAAAGAAAATCCTGAGTGTCCAGTTCTCAGACGTTCCGAGCCTACAGAAAACATCAATACTGGATATGAAActagaaggaaaaagggaaagaaagagaaagatgtttcaagagaaaaggagactcaaaATCAGAACATCACATTGGATTGTGAAGGAGCAGccaccaaaatgaaaattgcagATAATAAACAGAGGAAGCTCTCTCCCCTCAGGCTGTCCATTTCTAATAATCAG GAGCCCGATTTTATCGATGATATAGAAGAAAAAACTCCCATCAGCAATGAAGTAGAAATGGAATCAGAGGAGCAgattgcagaaagaaaaaggaagatg ACAAGAGAAGAACGGAAAATGGAAGCTATCCTGCAGGCTTTTGCCAGActagaaaaaagagaaaaaagaagagaacaggCTTTGGAAAGAATCAGCACAGCAAAAACGGAGGTTAAATCAGAGTGCAAGGAAGCACAGATTCTCAATGATGCTGAATTTATTCAG GAACCGGCAAAAGAAGAAACTGCCACCAAGCCCACCCCAGCCAAAGTTAATAGAGCTAAGCAGAGAAAAAGCTTCTCCCGGAGCAGAACTCACATTGGACAGCAGCGCAGGAGGCACAGGACTGTCAGCATGTGTTCAGATATCCAGCCCTCCTCTCCTGATGTGGAAGTAACTTCGCAGCATAACGAAACTGAGAATGCAGCACTGGTAGCTGAGCCTGAAACAGAAACTGTTGTTACAGAAATGGTTACTGAAACAGAAGCTCCAGCACTTAGTAAATGCCCTACAAAGTATCCAAAAACAAAGAAG CACTTGGTTAGCGAATGGTTAAGTGAAAAGAGTGATAAAGCAGGGAAGCCTACAGACACTCTACCAGAAAGGCCTCTACGCATAACCACGGACCCTGAAGTTCTGGCTACCCAGCTGAATTCTTTACCTGGTCTCACGTACAGTCCACACGTGTACTCAACTCCAAAGCACTATATCCGTTTTACTTCTCCATTCCTTtcagaaaagaggaggaaaaaagaaccTGTGGAAAACATTACTGGCTCTTGTAAGAAG CGTTGGTTGAAGCAGgctttggaagaagaaaactcAACAACGATTGACAGATTTAATTCACCATCACAAGAGAGATCTAGAAGTCCAGCCATCAATGGTGAACATAAAAGTCCTTTATTACTGAATGACAGCTGTTCCTTAACAG ATCTAACCACACCACTAAAAAAACGAAGACTGTATCAGCTGTTGGAGTCTGCTTTCTCAGAAACCTCCACACCTACTCCTTCTCCCTATGCCACACCAACCCATGCTGACATCACTGCCTCCGAGCCATCGTTGTTTGCTACTCCTCCCAGGGTAAAAACAGAAGACGAAGCTTGTCGAAATGGTTACAAACCCATCTATTCACCAGTTACTCCTGTAACTCCATGTGTACATGGAAATACCATGCACTTTGAG AATATTTCCTCACCTGACAGTTCCCCAGAAATAAAAAGGCGAGCTTACAGTCAAGAG GGTTATGACAGAGCATCAATTCTAGCACTGAATTCTTTCAGAAATTCCAACCTGACAGAAATGGGCCTGCAAGAAATAAAGACTATTGGATATTCTAGTCCAAGGAATAGGACTGATGTCACACGGCAGTGCACTGGAGAAATGGAATCTGTGTCAGACCTCCAGCTGGGACTCGAAGTAATTGAGCAAAGTGCACTGCATAAAAACCTGGAAGCCCCCACACATGATAGGACTGATTCAAACAGCCAATTAGAAACTGCTCATTGTGGACGGGGCACAATTTATTCTTCCTGGGTAAAAAGTCCTGACAGGACAGGTGTAAATTTCTCAATGAATTCTAATTTGAGGGACTTGACCCCTTCACATCAGTTGGAGGTAGGAGGTGGATTCAGAATAAACGAGTCAAAGTGCCTGATTCAAGACGATGCAAGAGGCATGTTCATGGAAGCATCTGTTTTTTGTACTTCAGAAGATGGAATTGCACCTGGCTTTGGAAGGACTGTCAATAACGACAATTTGATGGATGGAAATTGCACACCCCAGAACCctccacaaaagaaaaag GTGTCCTTGTTAGAATACCGTAAGAGGCAGCGTGAAGCTCGGAAAAGTGGCTCAAAGACAGACAACTTCCCCCTGGTTACTGTATCTCCTCATGCTGCTGGTGGAGGAAATACAAGTAGTAATAATGGTGCTAGTGATGGGTATAACAACAGTGGTGAAAATGGGGAGCAAACTGATAACACTGCAAGCCTGCCTTTACCACTGCCAACTACTGTTTATAATGCAGCTCCAGAAGACACTGGCAACAACTGTGCAATTAAAGAATCTTCCTCCAGTGAGAAGAGTGAACCAGAAGTTCAGTG GACTGCATCAACCTCTGTGGAACAAGTGAGAGAACGAAGTTACCAGAGAGCTTTACTTCTCAGTGATCATAGGAAAGACAAGGACAGTG GGGGAGAGTCACCTTGTAGGCCATGCTCACCGTCTCATGTTCAGTCTCCATCTCATTCAAATCTCATTTCCCAGTTGCAGCTTAAGGCCCCTTCTTTCACTGAAATTACAGAAG AGCCTGATCCTGAAAATCCAGAGCCAACTTCTGAATGTCCGTCCCCAGATACTTCACAAAGGACTTGTAAGAGTCCATCAAAAGCAAGCAAGGTAATGCAAGGTGT tttaaaaatgttaattgtAGGATTTACTACTTTGGTGGCGTACACACACGTTCATCTATCTGTGCAGTAA